From Hylaeus volcanicus isolate JK05 chromosome 2, UHH_iyHylVolc1.0_haploid, whole genome shotgun sequence, the proteins below share one genomic window:
- the LOC128872583 gene encoding uncharacterized protein LOC128872583 isoform X3, producing MFGRVRVASGFGTRRLSTATMSEHEYEPIAAPSPSPKPAYPPVVRITETDVVAVADSDDSIDDRARLPPELTRAGDVVLPLDGKIEDNAMEGREMGETGDTSEEQETPQQLQDRLEDRYLSAPTPGGESRTDCEVNTSQVDSLALEELPLRRGARGLPQRLKTQAGKLRTRLKNIQRPTFAFADRQKSDKPRSTSSARSDRSRPEKRPSRMDRIRSSFSERARFNRPRFSLPDRTAFHLPERPRFNLKKPNIRLPNALTRVKKSPATNEQRSTESTVGSRRNIFDFSTYPRIFDKKPKSRGEYATSTPKDSRAQSAESATFPRTRKGPPAGDRWAQRFEETTAYIDEDRSDPETAVERARPWRRPSLEAPRLSIGMPDEALASLPWEEKRRLEQLRYSEYEHESTETSEHQGLPRSEASRTEEEVSERDGMELEPRIYDLDVKEDMAQSEGGEEDWSTVKKMAQEDFRPVLRSKSLEEVLHAREEEQYGSNFPMVDPRRYGVHKTPSEEEEEEYDEEMDEDEENEPSSAQSEREQQPSSGSSCDRRRRGVIEEIDSDEFFLREGGLSQGDTNLGKYLSHEIRDALRADAINALADDDMIPIPPQRPTRRRTSRKQQQQDSFESYDAMPPVRPNRSRRSESADEQFRERTRSDSRHRIVYQAEGVLERGTPEPLDDIVVVKPIRRKSKSSLRSRSQVPSEPPRPPSPTPPPPVVPTRRKRLRKETPAERRNGEIGPMCNGHTEWTGADAAPEKPLPLPPATIVPLQDERAAYTVEGLTMADSEEDIRKLVTRLRDEENVEPVPVPPKRRSRSRGTSVAQDEDRTSHGAESLPEAGYVEEDIPPDEMDFGRDLSGYAIIDKREKPPRPPPPRRKRDKFATTPRPLPPKRPQRAYSTLGPGKTRDVEVLSEAFVTAMEPVESTAYIEVDSDDGEQKNLRSTEVLSKMQGRPLPAPPRPPRLRKDHSLERSAPITQEFSAETTTATQTDPLPDDMVIEEEITQAKLVVAPSRSGSQIMVSTERIPSPSSMPTPPVPPLPVSQRLRKEEQTEPSYDTVSLTDPSPARERESMEDRHLSAPHLDPTPEEPRTRALHSAVSPDEPVRISNLEVGDLRVDRLSVSQIEASKIVASEVDALLITASELKSLGATVEDSFSPSIIKELMAIRSHLETVAASRARESQTRAIETETKTDIPVTESRTVEQEPRDRQTAVDDEKAMSNEDQKVVKREVTETRDRGTPVTHTLAVAQVDVTEMPLTRTLSISRVVTDDRDIPSIHSPQAVESHEDKPLRISDSETPHSLSSGTAMELEVEVSRASLPPSVTTGETTESRLSPAPTSRQPPTTKPTHTAEFSTPPTEYREESPEHKSRKSRSRSPSPISISRTRETASPIRSLPPAISVTPDTPDVPSHGITSEMQPQRAVISYTSHADQSDRDSQRELSQSPIPSFPITGTHLIAFPASQVPAQFLALTSQTSQRVDSDPSIADSTRQLIRILRLTGIKAMRHFIGYMSTMTSGEPTTEKIRQVELTLCALLLLIAGLLIFFFGGTRTVTHHHHWDYFNPPK from the exons ATGTTCGGTCGGGTTCGAGTTGCTTCGGGGTTTGGGACGCGACGATTATCAAC TGCTACTATGAG CGAGCACGAGTACGAACCGATCGCGGCGCCGTCGCCATCGCCGAAACCGGCGTACCCTCCGGTGGTGAGGATCACCGAAACGGACGTGGTGGCCGTCGCTGACAGCGACGACAGCATCGACGACCGAGCGAGGTTGCCGCCGGAGCTGACACGGGCTGGCGATGTCGTGCTGCCTTTGGATGGCAAGATCGAGGACAACGCGATGGAGGGTCGCGAGATGGGCGAGACTGGCGACACCTCCGAGGAGCAGGAGACGCCACAGCAGCTCCAGGACCGTCTGGAGGACCGCTACCTGAGCGCTCCCACGCCTGGCGGCGAGTCCAGGACCGACTGCGAGGTCAACACTAGCCAG gTAGACTCGCTGGCATTGGAGGAGCTGCCGCTGCGTCGCGGTGCCCGCGGTTTGCCCCAGCGCCTGAAGACCCAAGCGGGCAAGTTGCGTACCCGGCTGAAAAACATTCAGCGGCCGACGTTCGCGTTCGCCGACCGTCAGAAGTCCGACAAGCCGCGATCGACGAGCAGCGCGCGCTCGGACAGATCCAGGCCCGAGAAGAGACCCAGTAGAATGGACCGCATCAGGTCGTCGTTCTCCGAGAGAGCGCGATTCAATCGACCCAGGTTCTCGTTGCCGGATCGAACGGCGTTTCACCTTCCCGAAAGACCCAGGTTCAACCTAAAGAAACCGAACATACGTCTGCCTAACGCTCTGACGCGCGTCAAGAAGTCGCCGGCGACGAACGAGCAACGCTCGACGGAGTCCACGGTCGGCTCGCGAAGGAACATCTTCGACTTCTCCACCTACCCGCGCATATTCGACAAGAAGCCGAAGAGCAGAGGGGAGTACGCGACCTCGACGCCCAAAGATTCGAGGGCCCAGTCGGCAGAGAGCGCCACGTTTCCCCGAACCCGCAAAGGGCCACCCGCGGGCGACAGGTGGGCCCAGAGGTTCGAGGAGACCACGGCGTACATCGACGAGGATCGCTCCGACCCGGAGACCGCCGTCGAGAGGGCGCGACCCTGGCGTCGCCCTTCGTTGGAGGCCCCAAGGTTATCCATAGGGATGCCGGACGAGGCGCTGGCAAGTCTGCCGTGGGAGGAGAAGCGACGACTGGAGCAGCTGCGGTACTCGGAGTACGAGCACGAGAGCACGGAGACGTCCGAGCATCAGGGCCTGCCGCGATCCGAGGCTTCCAGGACAGAGGAAGAGGTGTCCGAGAGGGACGGAATGGAGCTGGAACCGAGAATCTACGATCTGGACGTGAAGGAGGACATGGCCCAGTCGG AAGGCGGAGAGGAGGACTGGTCGACGGTAAAGAAGATGGCCCAGGAGGACTTCAGGCCCGTGCTGCGATCGAAGTCGTTGGAGGAGGTGCTGCACGCGAGAGAGGAAGAGCAATACGGAAGCAACTTCCCTATGGTCGATCCGAGAAGGTACGGGGTGCACAAGACCCCGtcggaggaggaggaggaggagtaCGACGAGGAAatggacgaggacgaggaaaaCGAGCCCTCGTCCGCTCAGTCCGAGAGGGAGCAGCAGCCTTCGAGCGGTAGCTCCTGCGATCGACGACGCCGCGGGGTCATAGAGGAGATCGATTCCGACGAGTTCTTTCTGCGAGAGGGCGGGCTCAGTCAGGGCGATACCAACCTCGGGAAGTATCTCTCCCACGAAATCAGGGATGCTTTACGAGCGGACGCTATCAATGCCCTGGCCGACGACGATATGATCCCCATCCCTCCTCAACGTCCTACGCGAAGAAGAACGTCGCGAAAACAGCAACAGCAGGACTCGTTCGAGTCCTATGACGCGATGCCGCCTGTCAGGCCCAACCGGTCCCGACGCAGCGAATCCGCGGACGAGCAGTTCCGCGAGCGCACCAGAAGCGATTCGAGACACCGAATCGTGTACCAAGCTGAGGGGGTTCTGGAACGGGGCACGCCCGAACCTCTGGACGACATCGTGGTGGTGAAGCCGATACGCAGGAAATCGAAATCCTCTCTGCGCAGTCGGTCCCAAGTGCCCTCGGAACCCCCTCGTCCACCCTCTCCGACCCCGCCGCCGCCAGTTGTACCCACTCGTCGGAAACGTCTGCGCAAAGAGACGCCCGCGGAACGCAGAAACGGCGAAATTGGGCCCATGTGCAACGGACACACGGAATGGACCGGAGCCGACGCCGCTCCCGAGAAACCTCTGCCGTTGCCTCCCGCGACGATCGTCCCGCTGCAG GACGAACGGGCGGCGTACACGGTCGAAGGTCTGACGATGGCCGACAGCGAGGAGGACATCAGGAAGCTGGTCACCCGTCTCCGGGACGAGGAAAACGTAGAACCCGTCCCCGTCCCGCCGAAACGACGATCAAGATCCAGAGGGACATCCGTGGCCCAGGACGAGGACCGCACGTCCCACGGAGCCGAATCGCTGCCGGAAGCTGGCTACGTGGAGGAGGACATTCCTCCCGACGAGATGGACTTTGGCAGAGATTTATCGGGTTACGCCATCATCGACAAGCGCGAGAAACCGCCCAGACCGCCGCCTCCGCGACGAAAGAGGGACAAATTCGCGACCACGCCACGACCGCTCCCGCCAAAACGACCCCAACGGGCCTACAGCACCCTAGGTCCGGGGAAGACCAGGGACGTCGAGGTCCTGTCCGAGGCGTTCGTGACAGCTATGGAACCGGTCGAATCTACAGCGTACATCGAGGTGGACTCCGACGACGGAGAGCAAAAGAATCTGCGTAGCACGGAAGTCCTCAGCAAGATGCAAGGACGGCCGTTGCCGGCCCCACCGAGACCGCCAAGGTTAAGGAAGGATCACTCGTTGGAAAGGTCTGCTCCCATCACGCAGGAGTTCTCCGCGGAAACTACCACCGCGACCCAGACGGACCCGCTACCCGATGACATGGTCATCGAGGAGGAGATCACCCAGGCTAAACTGGTCGTGGCCCCGTCCAGGTCCGGCTCGCAGATCATGGTCTCCACCGAGAGAATACCCAGCCCGTCGAGCATGCCCACGCCGCCCGTTCCGCCGTTGCCTGTGTCGCAACGGCTGCGCAAGGAGGAACAGACGGAACCCTCGTACGACACCGTATCCTTGACGGACCCATCGCCCGCTCGCGAGCGCGAATCCATGGAAGACAGACACCTGTCCGCGCCCCATTTAGACCCGACTCCCGAGGAACCCCGCACGCGCGCCTTGCACTCCGCTGTATCGCCCGACGAACCTGTAAGAATCAGCAACCTCGAGGTAGGCGACCTCAGGGTGGACCGGTTAAGCGTGTCGCAGATAGAGGCGAGCAAGATCGTCGCGTCCGAGGTGGACGCATTGCTGATCACCGCGTCCGAGCTGAAGAGCTTGGGCGCTACGGTGGAAGACAGCTTCTCACCGTCCATCATCAAAGAGCTGATGGCCATCAGGAGCCATCTGGAGACCGTGGCCGCGTCTCGAGCACGGGAGAGCCAAACGAGGGCGATCGAGACGGAGACGAAGACAGACATTCCCGTTACAGAGAGCCGAACCGTCGAACAGGAGCCACGGGACCGGCAGACGGCCGTGGACGACGAGAAAGCGATGTCGAACGAGGACCAAAAGGTTGTTAAAAGAGAAGTAACCGAGACGAGGGACAGGGGAACACCCGTAACACATACATTAGCCGTTGCACAAGTAGACGTCACGGAAATGCCGTTAACACGTACACTGTCAATCTCTCGAGTAGTTACCGACGATAGAGATATCCCATCCATACATTCACCCCAAGCCGTTGAAAGCCACGAAGATAAGCCGTTGCGCATTTCTGATTCAGAAACCCCCCATTCTTTGAGCTCGGGCACCGCTATGGAGCTCGAGGTGGAAGTATCGCGCGCGTCCCTTCCCCCATCCGTAACGACAGGAGAGACCACGGAGTCGAGACTGTCCCCGGCGCCTACCAGCAGGCAACCACCGACGACCAAACCGACCCACACGGCCGAATTCTCGACGCCGCCGACAGAATACAGAGAGGAATCACCCGAGCATAAGTCTCGAAAGTCGCGATCCAGATCGCCGTCGCCTATAAGTATCTCGCGAACGCGGGAAACCGCGTCGCCCATAAGATCGTTGCCGCCCGCGATATCCGTCACACCGGACACACCGGACGTCCCAAGCCACGGCATCACCAGCGAGATGCAACCGCAACGTGCCGTTATCTCGTACACCTCTCACGCGGACCAATCCGACAGAGATAGTCAAAGGGAGCTGTCCCAATCGCCCATACCCTCGTTTCCCATAACTGGTACTCATCTGATTGCGTTTCCAGCCTCGCAGGTTCCCGCCCAGTTCCTCGCCCTAACCTCTCAGACGAGCCAACGCGTCGACAGCGATCCAAGTATAGCGGACAGCACGAGACAATTGATAAGAATCCTACGATTAACCGGCATAAAAGCCATGAGGCATTTTATAGGGTACATGTCGACCATGACCAGCGGCGAACCCACGACGGAGAAGATCAGGCAGGTGGAGTTGACGTTGTGCGCTTTGCTGCTTCTGATCGCCGgtcttttgatatttttcttcggtGGCACGCGAACGGTGACCCATCATCATCACTGGGATTACTTTAATCCTCCCAAATAA
- the LOC128872583 gene encoding uncharacterized protein LOC128872583 isoform X2 codes for MEPEQRGRASRASSTSSLGREVRCGCQYYQSDSLLPERRALVGRPPSRTMQQPPAVRCSEHEYEPIAAPSPSPKPAYPPVVRITETDVVAVADSDDSIDDRARLPPELTRAGDVVLPLDGKIEDNAMEGREMGETGDTSEEQETPQQLQDRLEDRYLSAPTPGGESRTDCEVNTSQVDSLALEELPLRRGARGLPQRLKTQAGKLRTRLKNIQRPTFAFADRQKSDKPRSTSSARSDRSRPEKRPSRMDRIRSSFSERARFNRPRFSLPDRTAFHLPERPRFNLKKPNIRLPNALTRVKKSPATNEQRSTESTVGSRRNIFDFSTYPRIFDKKPKSRGEYATSTPKDSRAQSAESATFPRTRKGPPAGDRWAQRFEETTAYIDEDRSDPETAVERARPWRRPSLEAPRLSIGMPDEALASLPWEEKRRLEQLRYSEYEHESTETSEHQGLPRSEASRTEEEVSERDGMELEPRIYDLDVKEDMAQSEGGEEDWSTVKKMAQEDFRPVLRSKSLEEVLHAREEEQYGSNFPMVDPRRYGVHKTPSEEEEEEYDEEMDEDEENEPSSAQSEREQQPSSGSSCDRRRRGVIEEIDSDEFFLREGGLSQGDTNLGKYLSHEIRDALRADAINALADDDMIPIPPQRPTRRRTSRKQQQQDSFESYDAMPPVRPNRSRRSESADEQFRERTRSDSRHRIVYQAEGVLERGTPEPLDDIVVVKPIRRKSKSSLRSRSQVPSEPPRPPSPTPPPPVVPTRRKRLRKETPAERRNGEIGPMCNGHTEWTGADAAPEKPLPLPPATIVPLQDERAAYTVEGLTMADSEEDIRKLVTRLRDEENVEPVPVPPKRRSRSRGTSVAQDEDRTSHGAESLPEAGYVEEDIPPDEMDFGRDLSGYAIIDKREKPPRPPPPRRKRDKFATTPRPLPPKRPQRAYSTLGPGKTRDVEVLSEAFVTAMEPVESTAYIEVDSDDGEQKNLRSTEVLSKMQGRPLPAPPRPPRLRKDHSLERSAPITQEFSAETTTATQTDPLPDDMVIEEEITQAKLVVAPSRSGSQIMVSTERIPSPSSMPTPPVPPLPVSQRLRKEEQTEPSYDTVSLTDPSPARERESMEDRHLSAPHLDPTPEEPRTRALHSAVSPDEPVRISNLEVGDLRVDRLSVSQIEASKIVASEVDALLITASELKSLGATVEDSFSPSIIKELMAIRSHLETVAASRARESQTRAIETETKTDIPVTESRTVEQEPRDRQTAVDDEKAMSNEDQKVVKREVTETRDRGTPVTHTLAVAQVDVTEMPLTRTLSISRVVTDDRDIPSIHSPQAVESHEDKPLRISDSETPHSLSSGTAMELEVEVSRASLPPSVTTGETTESRLSPAPTSRQPPTTKPTHTAEFSTPPTEYREESPEHKSRKSRSRSPSPISISRTRETASPIRSLPPAISVTPDTPDVPSHGITSEMQPQRAVISYTSHADQSDRDSQRELSQSPIPSFPITGTHLIAFPASQVPAQFLALTSQTSQRVDSDPSIADSTRQLIRILRLTGIKAMRHFIGYMSTMTSGEPTTEKIRQVELTLCALLLLIAGLLIFFFGGTRTVTHHHHWDYFNPPK; via the exons ATGGAGCCGGAGCAACGAGGACGCGCCTCGCGAGCCTCGTCGACGTCGAGCCTCGGACGCGAGGTACGCTGCGGCTGTCAGTACTACCAGAGCGACTCGCTTCTGCCGGAACGACGCGCTCTCGTCGGTAGACCGCCGTCCAGGACGATGCAGCAGCCACCTGCGGTCCGCTGCAG CGAGCACGAGTACGAACCGATCGCGGCGCCGTCGCCATCGCCGAAACCGGCGTACCCTCCGGTGGTGAGGATCACCGAAACGGACGTGGTGGCCGTCGCTGACAGCGACGACAGCATCGACGACCGAGCGAGGTTGCCGCCGGAGCTGACACGGGCTGGCGATGTCGTGCTGCCTTTGGATGGCAAGATCGAGGACAACGCGATGGAGGGTCGCGAGATGGGCGAGACTGGCGACACCTCCGAGGAGCAGGAGACGCCACAGCAGCTCCAGGACCGTCTGGAGGACCGCTACCTGAGCGCTCCCACGCCTGGCGGCGAGTCCAGGACCGACTGCGAGGTCAACACTAGCCAG gTAGACTCGCTGGCATTGGAGGAGCTGCCGCTGCGTCGCGGTGCCCGCGGTTTGCCCCAGCGCCTGAAGACCCAAGCGGGCAAGTTGCGTACCCGGCTGAAAAACATTCAGCGGCCGACGTTCGCGTTCGCCGACCGTCAGAAGTCCGACAAGCCGCGATCGACGAGCAGCGCGCGCTCGGACAGATCCAGGCCCGAGAAGAGACCCAGTAGAATGGACCGCATCAGGTCGTCGTTCTCCGAGAGAGCGCGATTCAATCGACCCAGGTTCTCGTTGCCGGATCGAACGGCGTTTCACCTTCCCGAAAGACCCAGGTTCAACCTAAAGAAACCGAACATACGTCTGCCTAACGCTCTGACGCGCGTCAAGAAGTCGCCGGCGACGAACGAGCAACGCTCGACGGAGTCCACGGTCGGCTCGCGAAGGAACATCTTCGACTTCTCCACCTACCCGCGCATATTCGACAAGAAGCCGAAGAGCAGAGGGGAGTACGCGACCTCGACGCCCAAAGATTCGAGGGCCCAGTCGGCAGAGAGCGCCACGTTTCCCCGAACCCGCAAAGGGCCACCCGCGGGCGACAGGTGGGCCCAGAGGTTCGAGGAGACCACGGCGTACATCGACGAGGATCGCTCCGACCCGGAGACCGCCGTCGAGAGGGCGCGACCCTGGCGTCGCCCTTCGTTGGAGGCCCCAAGGTTATCCATAGGGATGCCGGACGAGGCGCTGGCAAGTCTGCCGTGGGAGGAGAAGCGACGACTGGAGCAGCTGCGGTACTCGGAGTACGAGCACGAGAGCACGGAGACGTCCGAGCATCAGGGCCTGCCGCGATCCGAGGCTTCCAGGACAGAGGAAGAGGTGTCCGAGAGGGACGGAATGGAGCTGGAACCGAGAATCTACGATCTGGACGTGAAGGAGGACATGGCCCAGTCGG AAGGCGGAGAGGAGGACTGGTCGACGGTAAAGAAGATGGCCCAGGAGGACTTCAGGCCCGTGCTGCGATCGAAGTCGTTGGAGGAGGTGCTGCACGCGAGAGAGGAAGAGCAATACGGAAGCAACTTCCCTATGGTCGATCCGAGAAGGTACGGGGTGCACAAGACCCCGtcggaggaggaggaggaggagtaCGACGAGGAAatggacgaggacgaggaaaaCGAGCCCTCGTCCGCTCAGTCCGAGAGGGAGCAGCAGCCTTCGAGCGGTAGCTCCTGCGATCGACGACGCCGCGGGGTCATAGAGGAGATCGATTCCGACGAGTTCTTTCTGCGAGAGGGCGGGCTCAGTCAGGGCGATACCAACCTCGGGAAGTATCTCTCCCACGAAATCAGGGATGCTTTACGAGCGGACGCTATCAATGCCCTGGCCGACGACGATATGATCCCCATCCCTCCTCAACGTCCTACGCGAAGAAGAACGTCGCGAAAACAGCAACAGCAGGACTCGTTCGAGTCCTATGACGCGATGCCGCCTGTCAGGCCCAACCGGTCCCGACGCAGCGAATCCGCGGACGAGCAGTTCCGCGAGCGCACCAGAAGCGATTCGAGACACCGAATCGTGTACCAAGCTGAGGGGGTTCTGGAACGGGGCACGCCCGAACCTCTGGACGACATCGTGGTGGTGAAGCCGATACGCAGGAAATCGAAATCCTCTCTGCGCAGTCGGTCCCAAGTGCCCTCGGAACCCCCTCGTCCACCCTCTCCGACCCCGCCGCCGCCAGTTGTACCCACTCGTCGGAAACGTCTGCGCAAAGAGACGCCCGCGGAACGCAGAAACGGCGAAATTGGGCCCATGTGCAACGGACACACGGAATGGACCGGAGCCGACGCCGCTCCCGAGAAACCTCTGCCGTTGCCTCCCGCGACGATCGTCCCGCTGCAG GACGAACGGGCGGCGTACACGGTCGAAGGTCTGACGATGGCCGACAGCGAGGAGGACATCAGGAAGCTGGTCACCCGTCTCCGGGACGAGGAAAACGTAGAACCCGTCCCCGTCCCGCCGAAACGACGATCAAGATCCAGAGGGACATCCGTGGCCCAGGACGAGGACCGCACGTCCCACGGAGCCGAATCGCTGCCGGAAGCTGGCTACGTGGAGGAGGACATTCCTCCCGACGAGATGGACTTTGGCAGAGATTTATCGGGTTACGCCATCATCGACAAGCGCGAGAAACCGCCCAGACCGCCGCCTCCGCGACGAAAGAGGGACAAATTCGCGACCACGCCACGACCGCTCCCGCCAAAACGACCCCAACGGGCCTACAGCACCCTAGGTCCGGGGAAGACCAGGGACGTCGAGGTCCTGTCCGAGGCGTTCGTGACAGCTATGGAACCGGTCGAATCTACAGCGTACATCGAGGTGGACTCCGACGACGGAGAGCAAAAGAATCTGCGTAGCACGGAAGTCCTCAGCAAGATGCAAGGACGGCCGTTGCCGGCCCCACCGAGACCGCCAAGGTTAAGGAAGGATCACTCGTTGGAAAGGTCTGCTCCCATCACGCAGGAGTTCTCCGCGGAAACTACCACCGCGACCCAGACGGACCCGCTACCCGATGACATGGTCATCGAGGAGGAGATCACCCAGGCTAAACTGGTCGTGGCCCCGTCCAGGTCCGGCTCGCAGATCATGGTCTCCACCGAGAGAATACCCAGCCCGTCGAGCATGCCCACGCCGCCCGTTCCGCCGTTGCCTGTGTCGCAACGGCTGCGCAAGGAGGAACAGACGGAACCCTCGTACGACACCGTATCCTTGACGGACCCATCGCCCGCTCGCGAGCGCGAATCCATGGAAGACAGACACCTGTCCGCGCCCCATTTAGACCCGACTCCCGAGGAACCCCGCACGCGCGCCTTGCACTCCGCTGTATCGCCCGACGAACCTGTAAGAATCAGCAACCTCGAGGTAGGCGACCTCAGGGTGGACCGGTTAAGCGTGTCGCAGATAGAGGCGAGCAAGATCGTCGCGTCCGAGGTGGACGCATTGCTGATCACCGCGTCCGAGCTGAAGAGCTTGGGCGCTACGGTGGAAGACAGCTTCTCACCGTCCATCATCAAAGAGCTGATGGCCATCAGGAGCCATCTGGAGACCGTGGCCGCGTCTCGAGCACGGGAGAGCCAAACGAGGGCGATCGAGACGGAGACGAAGACAGACATTCCCGTTACAGAGAGCCGAACCGTCGAACAGGAGCCACGGGACCGGCAGACGGCCGTGGACGACGAGAAAGCGATGTCGAACGAGGACCAAAAGGTTGTTAAAAGAGAAGTAACCGAGACGAGGGACAGGGGAACACCCGTAACACATACATTAGCCGTTGCACAAGTAGACGTCACGGAAATGCCGTTAACACGTACACTGTCAATCTCTCGAGTAGTTACCGACGATAGAGATATCCCATCCATACATTCACCCCAAGCCGTTGAAAGCCACGAAGATAAGCCGTTGCGCATTTCTGATTCAGAAACCCCCCATTCTTTGAGCTCGGGCACCGCTATGGAGCTCGAGGTGGAAGTATCGCGCGCGTCCCTTCCCCCATCCGTAACGACAGGAGAGACCACGGAGTCGAGACTGTCCCCGGCGCCTACCAGCAGGCAACCACCGACGACCAAACCGACCCACACGGCCGAATTCTCGACGCCGCCGACAGAATACAGAGAGGAATCACCCGAGCATAAGTCTCGAAAGTCGCGATCCAGATCGCCGTCGCCTATAAGTATCTCGCGAACGCGGGAAACCGCGTCGCCCATAAGATCGTTGCCGCCCGCGATATCCGTCACACCGGACACACCGGACGTCCCAAGCCACGGCATCACCAGCGAGATGCAACCGCAACGTGCCGTTATCTCGTACACCTCTCACGCGGACCAATCCGACAGAGATAGTCAAAGGGAGCTGTCCCAATCGCCCATACCCTCGTTTCCCATAACTGGTACTCATCTGATTGCGTTTCCAGCCTCGCAGGTTCCCGCCCAGTTCCTCGCCCTAACCTCTCAGACGAGCCAACGCGTCGACAGCGATCCAAGTATAGCGGACAGCACGAGACAATTGATAAGAATCCTACGATTAACCGGCATAAAAGCCATGAGGCATTTTATAGGGTACATGTCGACCATGACCAGCGGCGAACCCACGACGGAGAAGATCAGGCAGGTGGAGTTGACGTTGTGCGCTTTGCTGCTTCTGATCGCCGgtcttttgatatttttcttcggtGGCACGCGAACGGTGACCCATCATCATCACTGGGATTACTTTAATCCTCCCAAATAA